A stretch of the Glandiceps talaboti chromosome 23, keGlaTala1.1, whole genome shotgun sequence genome encodes the following:
- the LOC144452914 gene encoding sulfotransferase 1E1-like isoform X2: MLKVKKADGTHNTDSHTYDGVSFPWMVAKSSLEALKTFEVRPDDIWIVSFPKSGTTWISDVVNKVLLKSGLGGVADPTVDNAVYVEFHILERPNYELLAEAPSPRVITCHVPPSMLPPQLFEKKPRILHVARNPKDACISYFYHMNVVPVLESCESFDDFLEQFLTGKVQFGYWPTHEIFWWKKRHEENVLFLKYEDMKKDLKASISKVNDLFDAKLSDEELETIAQETSIGATRQRKQRPKDFFLDAFDMEKDKSPFVREGKVGGWKNHLTVAQNERFDEWYKDVTGDSGLTFDING, encoded by the exons ATGCTTAAAGTAAAGAAGGCCGATGGGACACACAATACAGACTCTCACACGTACGATGGAGTCAGTTTCCCCTGGATGGTGGCAAAATCTAGTCTGGAAGCTCTCAAAACATTCGAAGTAAGACCGGACGATATTTGGATAGTTTCATTCCCTAAATCAG GTACTACATGGATATCAGATGTCGTCAACAAAGTACTCCTGAAAAGTGGTCTTGGTGGAGTTGCTGACCCCACAGTTGACAACGCAGTATATGTAGAGTTCCATATTCTTGAACGACCAAATTACGAGTTACTAGCTGAAGCGCCCTCACCGAGAGTTATTACATGCCATGTTCCTCCATCTATGCTACCACCGCAACTATTTGAAAAGAAACCACGG ATTCTCCACGTGGCTCGTAACCCCAAAGATGCCTGCATTTCATATTTCTATCATATGAATGTAGTGCCTGTATTGGAGTCCTGTGAGTCGTTCGATGATTTCCTCGAGCAGTTTCTCACTGGGAAAG TGCAGTTTGGATACTGGCCTACCCATGAGATATTTTGGTGGAAGAAGAGACACGAGGAGAATGTTTTGTTTCTTAAATATGAAGACATGAAGAAG GACTTAAAAGCAAGTATCTCAAAGGTCAACGACCTATTTGATGCCAAGTTGAGTGATGAAGAGCTCGAGACAATTGCTCAAGAAACGTCTATTGGAGCAACTCGTCAACGCAAACAAAGACCGAAGGATTTTTTCCTGGATGCGTTTGACATGGAAAAAGACAAGTCACCCTTTGTAAGAGAAG GTAAGGTTGGTGGTTGGAAAAATCATTTGACTGTGGCCCAAAACGAGAGATTCGACGAGTGGTACAAGGATGTCACTGGTGATAGtggattgacctttgacattaatGGATAA
- the LOC144452891 gene encoding sulfotransferase 1A2-like, with the protein MLRANLFKEDGSYNTDTYIYKGIKFPWMAPQSCIEAMESFEVRQDDVWLITFAKSGTSWLEDIVNQIHVRCGVLEKYDPNADNSPYVEFHVLDKPNHQILAEAPSPRLMTSHLQPCLLPPQLSEKKPKVIYVARNPKDVVVSFMYHINKVPVNEHYETFQDFVEDFKAGKLIFGEWPSHVLYWWKKRDEENVLFLKYEDMKKDLESAVRSIVTFLGHPLTDDVIREIARETSIEATKQRKIIPKSLLLKGFGIERKQSPFLRKGIIGDWKTTFTVAQNEDFDKWYNDVIGDSGLTFDFTCNS; encoded by the exons ATGCTAAGAGCTAATCTATTCAAAGAAGACGGGTCGTATAATACcgatacatatatctataaaggTATCAAATTTCCATGGATGGCTCCCCAATCGTGTATTGAAGCCATGGAGTCCTTCGAAGTGCGACAAGACGATGTCTGGTTAATAACATTCGCGAAGTCAG GAACGTCTTGGCTAGAGGATATTGTGAACCAAATCCATGTAAGATGTGGTGTTTTAGAGAAGTATGACCCTAATGCTGATAATTCACCATATGTAGAATTTCATGTCCTTGATAAACCAAACCACCAAATATTAGCTGAAGCGCCCTCACCAAGACTTATGACCAGTCACCTTCAACCGTGCTTACTACCACCACAGTTATCCGAAAAGAAACCGAAG GTTATCTATGTCGCCCGCAATCCCAAAGACGTAGTGGTATCGTTCATGTATCACATCAACAAAGTTCCTGTTAACGAACATTATGAAACATTTCAGGACTTTGTAGAGGACTTTAAAGCAGGGAAGC TGATATTTGGTGAATGGCCAAGCCATGTTCTTTACTGGTGGAAGAAGAGAGACGaggaaaatgttttatttctcaAATATGAAGATATGAAAAAG GACTTGGAGTCTGCAGTTCGCAGCATTGTCACGTTTCTTGGCCATCCATtgactgatgacgtcattagaGAAATAGCTAGGGAAACGTCTATCGAAGCAACAAAACAGCGGAAAATAATACCTAAAAGTTTACTGCTGAAAGGCTTTGGCATTGAGCGAAAGCAATCGCCCTTCCTTAGAAAGG GTATTATTGGTGACTGGAAGACAACATTTACAGTTGCACAAAATGAGGACTTTGATAAATggtataatgacgtcatcggcgACAGTggattgacctttgactttacatgtaattcataG
- the LOC144452914 gene encoding sulfotransferase 1E1-like isoform X1 produces the protein MLQIKKADGTYNTDSHTYDGVNFPWMAAESSLEALKTFDVRPDDIWVITYPKSGTTWISDVVNKVLLKSGLGGVADPTVDNAVYVEFHILERPNYELLAEAPSPRVITCHVPPSMLPPQLFEKKPRILHVARNPKDACISYFYHMNVVPVLESCESFDDFLEQFLTGKVQFGYWPTHEIFWWKKRHEENVLFLKYEDMKKDLKASISKVNDLFDAKLSDEELETIAQETSIGATRQRKQRPKDFFLDAFDMEKDKSPFVREGKVGGWKNHLTVAQNERFDEWYKDVTGDSGLTFDING, from the exons ATGCTTCAAATAAAGAAGGCCGACGGGACATACAATACAGACTCTCACACATACGATGGAGTCAATTTCCCCTGGATGGCGGCAGAATCTAGTCTGGAAGCTCTCAAAACATTTGACGTAAGACCGGACGATATTTGGGTTATTACGTACCCTAAATCAG GTACTACATGGATATCAGATGTCGTCAACAAAGTACTCCTGAAAAGTGGTCTTGGTGGAGTTGCTGACCCCACAGTTGACAACGCAGTATATGTAGAGTTCCATATTCTTGAACGACCAAATTACGAGTTACTAGCTGAAGCGCCCTCACCGAGAGTTATTACATGCCATGTTCCTCCATCTATGCTACCACCGCAACTATTTGAAAAGAAACCACGG ATTCTCCACGTGGCTCGTAACCCCAAAGATGCCTGCATTTCATATTTCTATCATATGAATGTAGTGCCTGTATTGGAGTCCTGTGAGTCGTTCGATGATTTCCTCGAGCAGTTTCTCACTGGGAAAG TGCAGTTTGGATACTGGCCTACCCATGAGATATTTTGGTGGAAGAAGAGACACGAGGAGAATGTTTTGTTTCTTAAATATGAAGACATGAAGAAG GACTTAAAAGCAAGTATCTCAAAGGTCAACGACCTATTTGATGCCAAGTTGAGTGATGAAGAGCTCGAGACAATTGCTCAAGAAACGTCTATTGGAGCAACTCGTCAACGCAAACAAAGACCGAAGGATTTTTTCCTGGATGCGTTTGACATGGAAAAAGACAAGTCACCCTTTGTAAGAGAAG GTAAGGTTGGTGGTTGGAAAAATCATTTGACTGTGGCCCAAAACGAGAGATTCGACGAGTGGTACAAGGATGTCACTGGTGATAGtggattgacctttgacattaatGGATAA